In Canis lupus familiaris isolate Mischka breed German Shepherd unplaced genomic scaffold, alternate assembly UU_Cfam_GSD_1.0 chrUn_S2162H2362, whole genome shotgun sequence, the following are encoded in one genomic region:
- the LOC119878969 gene encoding protein FAM156A/FAM156B-like isoform X2 — protein MSTNYTSMDPLQKCNPTLISESSPVISEETSREVTAASPPSFSELLMMGLGDLKSSPGPKYPAPLPEGLLQQQYRDDKTLQERRWERSASPQRKRTLLGHMRRRHLDHVAPYRVERNARISSSGDRDQNGFRCECRYCQSHRPNVSGMPAERKGAPHPSSWETLVQGLSGLTLSLGTNRPGLLPEGVLQQQEREEKLQLEMQQESKRMFQRLLKQWLKEN, from the coding sequence ATGAGCACCAACTACACCTCCATGGATCCACTCCAGAAGTGTAACCCAACACTGATTTCGGAATCTTCCCCAGTGATCTCTGAAGAGACTTCCCGGGAAGTCACAGcagcctcccctccttccttctcagaaCTGCTGATGATGGGCCTCGGGGACCTCAAAAGCAGTCCTGGCCCCAAATACCCTGCCCCTCTGCCAGAGGGGCTGCTCCAGCAGCAGTACAGGGATGACAAGACCCTACAGGAGAGGCGCTGGGAAAGGTCAGCATCCCCTCAGAGGAAGAGAACACTTCTGGGGCACATGAGACGGCGACACCTTGATCACGTGGCACCTTATCGGGTTGAAAGAAATGCCAGGATCTCTTCATCAGGTGATAGAGATCAGAACGGATTCCGATGTGAATGTCGATACTGCCAGAGCCATAGGCCCAATGTCTCTGGGATGCCTGCAGAGAGGAAAGGGGCCCCACATCCTTCCTCCTGGGAAACGCTGGTGCAGGGCCTCAGCGGCTTGACCCTCAGCCTGGGGACCAACCGGCCTGGCCTTCTGCCTGAAGGGGTGCTCCaacagcaggagagagaggagaagctcCAACTGGAGATGCAGCAGGAAAGCAAAAGAATGTTTCAGAGGCTCCTAAAACAGTGGTtgaaggaaaactga
- the LOC119878969 gene encoding protein FAM156A/FAM156B-like isoform X1, with product MTQGPGGAMSTNYTSMDPLQKCNPTLISESSPVISEETSREVTAASPPSFSELLMMGLGDLKSSPGPKYPAPLPEGLLQQQYRDDKTLQERRWERSASPQRKRTLLGHMRRRHLDHVAPYRVERNARISSSGDRDQNGFRCECRYCQSHRPNVSGMPAERKGAPHPSSWETLVQGLSGLTLSLGTNRPGLLPEGVLQQQEREEKLQLEMQQESKRMFQRLLKQWLKEN from the coding sequence ACCCAAGGGCCAGGTGGAGCTATGAGCACCAACTACACCTCCATGGATCCACTCCAGAAGTGTAACCCAACACTGATTTCGGAATCTTCCCCAGTGATCTCTGAAGAGACTTCCCGGGAAGTCACAGcagcctcccctccttccttctcagaaCTGCTGATGATGGGCCTCGGGGACCTCAAAAGCAGTCCTGGCCCCAAATACCCTGCCCCTCTGCCAGAGGGGCTGCTCCAGCAGCAGTACAGGGATGACAAGACCCTACAGGAGAGGCGCTGGGAAAGGTCAGCATCCCCTCAGAGGAAGAGAACACTTCTGGGGCACATGAGACGGCGACACCTTGATCACGTGGCACCTTATCGGGTTGAAAGAAATGCCAGGATCTCTTCATCAGGTGATAGAGATCAGAACGGATTCCGATGTGAATGTCGATACTGCCAGAGCCATAGGCCCAATGTCTCTGGGATGCCTGCAGAGAGGAAAGGGGCCCCACATCCTTCCTCCTGGGAAACGCTGGTGCAGGGCCTCAGCGGCTTGACCCTCAGCCTGGGGACCAACCGGCCTGGCCTTCTGCCTGAAGGGGTGCTCCaacagcaggagagagaggagaagctcCAACTGGAGATGCAGCAGGAAAGCAAAAGAATGTTTCAGAGGCTCCTAAAACAGTGGTtgaaggaaaactga